Below is a window of Humulus lupulus chromosome 2, drHumLupu1.1, whole genome shotgun sequence DNA.
CAATCCGCCCAACAGCTGCCCTTGATTCACCATTCAGCACTCCACTCCTTCAGCATCCCACGCCTGAAGCTTCTTGCCCAGCCGTGCATCACATATGCACATCATAGATCTCAGCCGCCTGCCTCACGTGAAGCAATCAACCTCTGCCCTTCTCCCAAGTTGCTAGCCCAATTCCACCGAAGCCCAACACAGGCCCAACATGCCTGCTGCCTCACCAGCTGCCAAATAGCCACAAAAAGaccccaaaaatcacattttcattcccaatatttttcactcaaatatcaatttactcttccctatttttcttacctaaataaacattcctaattcatttttttaccctagcttttcactaatcttttacccaaccaaacatttcatctttccaatactcttacacttactctatttatcctaccacttcccaacacaattaaattaatcaatttatttattttaatttgattaatttaatctccatattttgcctataaatagagtcttgtaagactatttggggagctcttcttcttcatcttttcaacatcttctactcatatttttctcttttcttttcactagtttctctctaccatttttatcttttgaagagcatgtcaagtatgttattttgtaatttttatctagttatgagcttctaatctttttcaaaggttattaagatgatgatgaagcaaaatgtaactagatagtattttttgttgtatgttgatttcccatttgtacaacattgtttatggatttttctatcaaagatatgcatttttcatctattattgattgttaaagcatattacacttagctcttcattatgcaaaaatatgatattctttgattaaatgtttttcattaaattgttcacatctaattcttagagcataagtatcatattttgcctaaacataatctctttgattttttgtagtttcattaggttgtaacacaactaatgcttagaaattatatcttatataagtgaagaaaaatcctacatttttaaatagagtcttgtaagaccatttggggagctcttcttcttcatcttttcaacatcttctactcatatttttctcttttcttttcactagtttctctctaccattttcatcttttgaagagcatgtcaattatgttattttgtaatttttatctagttatgagcttctgaTCTTTTTCAaatgttattaagatgatgatgaagcaaaatgtaactagatagtattttttgttgtatgttgatttcccatttgtacaacattgtttatggatttttctatcaaagatatgcatttttcatctattattgattgttaaagcatattacacttagctcttcattatgaaaaaatatgatattctttgattaaatgtttttcattaaattgttcacatctaattcttagagcataagtatcatattttgcctaaacataatctctttgattttttgtagtttcattaggttgtaacacaactaatgcttagaaattatcttatataagtgaagaaaaatcctacatttttaaagtaacttgtgcttgaatagaaaatgtattttgaaaaaagtatagtgtgatttatttcaactatatctaaacttgggaatcaatatacttataaatactattgaacttgcattttgtggattctaatatcttaataatcttattttacatatatcatttgaaaaccatttttctatttaaccttaaatatttttattacttgtcttttatttttctaaaacaaaatctcatcaaatatttggaactaggttagaatattattgctttgtttgaaatagtttcttttgatgttagtcaactcccatgggttcgacctcgtacttacatgaacattatattccgaaatgattcgtgcacttgcgagtttaattgTTAAAACACcatcttttgggatcaacacacttcaatccaaagtaattTGGACAAGGGAGACAAAGTTGtgaattcaaaattttcaaatgctgatcctgaagcaattgctgcagcaattcctcaATAAAATGCTACAGAGAAGCCTatgagcaagccacctccaccatttcctcaatgctttcaaaagcagcaacaagatggtcaattccgaagatttttagatgttttgaaacaacttcacatcaatatactgttggtggaagctttggagcaaatgcccaactatgtgaagtttttgAAGGATATTTTAGCTAAGAAGAGGAAGCTTGGAAAATTTGAAACGGTGGCTTTGACTGAAGGTTGTAGTGCTatattgaagaataaaattcctcctaaattgaAAGACCCGGGCAGCTTCACAATTCCTTGTTCTATTGGTGGTAGAGATGTTGGTAGACCACTTTGTCACTTGGGGGCtagtatcaatttgatgcccatgtTGATTTTTAAGAAGTTGGGGATTGGAAAAGCAAGACCAACCATAGTCACTTTGCAATTAGCGGATCGTTTTATGGCACACCCGGAAGGAAAAATTAAGGATGTACTTGTGCAATTTGATAAATTCATTTTTCTGGCTGATTTCATCATTCTTAATTATGAAGCTGATAGAGATGTTCCTATTATCttgggtaggccatttctagctaccgggaggaccttgattgatgtacaaaaaggggagcttactatgagggtgaatgaccaacaagtGACTTTCAATGTGTTCAACGCTATGAAGTTTCCTGATGAGATTAAGGAATGCTCTAGGGTGAGTGTAATTAAGTCATTTGTCATTGAAAAATTCCACAAGGAAGCTTTTAAAGATGGAATGGGGTGAGGTCACTTGAAGAGCTTGAAGACTTAAGTGAAGAGGAAGAAAGCCAAGTTACATGGGTGGAGTTAAAGCAACCCTTTGCTAAATTTAGGAGGCCTTTTGAGTCATTGGATTTGTCGGAAGGGAATTTTAAGCCTCCTAAGCCCTCTATTCAAGAGCCACCAAAATTAGAGTTGAAGCCTTTGCCTAATCACTTGAAGTATGCCTATTTGAAAGATAATGAGACTTTGCCTGTGATTATTTCAGCCATGTTAGGAGCAGAAAAAGAGCATTTGTTGCTGGTTGTTTTGAAGAAATATACAAGAGCCATTGGTTGGAGCATGGCGAATATCAATGGTATAAGTCCCTCATTTTGTATGCATAAAATTCTGTTGGAGGATTGCTGTAATAATTTTGTTGAGCAGTAGCGAAGGCTtaatcctatcatgaaggaagtggtTAGAAAATAGATAATTAAGTGGCTTGATTATGGAGTTGTTTACCCAATTTCAGATAGTTCTTGGGTCAGACCGATTCAGTGTGTTCCTAAGAAAGGTGGAGTCACGGTGGTCGCTAATGAAAATAATGAGTTGATTCCGACAAGACAAGTGTCGGGGTGGCATGTTTGTATGGACTATCGGAAGCTGAATAAGGCTACTTGGAAAGACCACTTCCTGttgccattcattgatcaaatgcttgatcgGTTGGCGGGAAAGGAGTTTTATTGTTTCCTTGACGGgtattcaggctataatcagatttccATTATGCTAGAAGATCAAGAGAAGACTACATTTACTTGTCCTTATGGCACCTTTGCCTTTAGAAGGATGTCGTTTGGGCTGTGCAATGCTCCCGCCACTTTCCAACGTTGTATGATGGCGATATTTTCAGATATGGTGGAAAAGTCTCTTGCAGTCTTCATAGAAGATTTTTCAGTATTTGGTGAGTCCTTTGACACCTATTTGGCTAACTTGGAGCAAGTTTTGGCGAGATGTGAAGAAATGAACTTGGTactcaattgggaaaaatgccatttcatggtgcAAGAAGGCATTGTGTTGGGCCATAGAATTTCTAACAAGGGAATAGCAGTGGATAGAGCAAAGCTGAAAGTCATTGAAAAATTACAACCACCAACTATAGTCAAggggattagaagctttttaggaCACACGGGCttctataggaggtttataaaagATTTTTCAAAGATTTCTAAGCCCCTTTGTTCCTTACTTGAGCAAAATCAAGCATTTGAGTTCACCAAGGAGTGTCAAGAAGCATTTGTGACTTTGAAGAAAGCTCTTATCACCGTACCCATCATTGTAGCTCCACATTGGTCTCTTCCCTATGAATTGATGTGCAATGCTAGTGATTTTGTTGTGGGTGTCATACTTGGGCAGCGAAAAGAGAAGGTTTTTCATTCCATTTATTATGCAAGCAAGACATTAGCCGATGCTTAATTGAACTATACAACCACCGAGAAAGAGCTTTTGGCGGTGgtgtttgcttttgacaagtttagagCTTATCTTGTGGGGACTAAAGTGGTGGTTTACACTGATCATTCAGCGATCAAGTATCTAATTGCCAAGAAGGATGCTAAGCCAAGACTTATTCGATAGGTGTTgtttcttcaagaatttgacttggaaATTCAGGATAGAAAAGGAACAGAGAACCAAGTGGTTGACCATTTATCTAGACTTGAAGTTGGAAGTGAAAAGCAAAATGAAGGGCCTATTAAAGAGACATTCCCCGATGAACAATTTTTTGTTGTGAACCAAGTCACTACAACATTGTATGCTGATTTTGTCAACTATTTGGTGAGTGGTTTGCAGCCACCTGATTTGAATAGGCAGCAACTCGAGAAATTATTTCATGATGTGAAattttattattgggatgagccctatTTGTACAAGCAATGTCCAGATCGAATCATGAGGCATTTTGTGCCTGAGGATGATGTTTTTAGCATACTAGAGCATTGTCATTCAGCTCCTTATAGTGGACATTTTGGTGGGCAAAGGACAGCCGCTAAGGTTTTTCAATCGGGATACTATTGGCCTTCTATTTTCAAGAATGCTCATGAATTTGCTAAAAGATGTGACCACTGCCAAAGTGTTGGAAATATTTCAGCAAGGAGTGAAATGCCCTTGAATAGCATCCTTGAAGTGGAATTTTTCGATGTTTAGGAAATCGACTTCATGAGGCCTTTCCACCATCATTTGgaaatttgtatattttggtggtGGTTGACTAAGTATCTAAGTGGGTTGAAGTAGTGGAAAATCCTACTAATGATTCTAAGGTGGTCATGAAATTCCTACATAAGCATGTGTTCACCCGCTTTGGCACTCCAAGGGTGCTTATAAGTGATGAAGGCACCCActttgtgaacaagattttggTAGCCTTGTTAGTTAAATATAGTGTGAAACACAAGATTGCCACAGCCTACCACCCTCAAACAAATGGTCAAGCATAAATATCCAATAGAGAGATCAAAGGAATCCTAGAGAAAGTGGTGAATCCTAGTAGAAAGGATTGGTCTCAAAAATTGGATGATGCTCTTTGGGCCTATAGAATGACTTTCAAAACCCCTTTGGGAATGTCACCCTATCGTTTGGTTTTTTGGGAAAGCTTGCCATTTGTCCGTTGAGTTGGAGCATAAGGAATATTTGGCCACTAAGAAGTTGAATATGGATCTCAAAGCTGTTGGAGAAGCTTGTAAGTTACAATTAAATGAGTTGGAAGAGATGAGGTTGTTCTCCTATGAAAATGCTAAGTTGTACAAGGAGAAAACTAAGAGGTGGCATGACCAGAAAATTCAAGCTCGAGTCTTTGAGAAGGGGCAGAAAGTGTTACTCTTCAACTCGTGCTTGAAGTTGTTTCCTGGCAAGTTGAAGTCCCGCTGGTCAGGCCCATTCACTGTGGTGAAAGTTTACCCCTTTGGAGCAGTTGAAGTTCGGGAAGATCAATTCGGAAGGGAATTTAAAGTGAATGGGTAGCGTTTGAAACATTATTGGGGAGGTGAGGTCAACCGCGAGAAGACCTCCATCACTTTGGAGGATCCTTAAAGCCGTTGTTGTTTTGGGTTGTCAAGTGATTCATGCACTAAATTTAAGGCAACCCAGAAAGGAGAAAGTGTAACATAATagtgtatataaaaaaaaagagagagaaaaaaaaaatatatatatatacgagtgtttttaattatttttattttttgtaattttaatttcattttattgtaatgttttggagttgttttatgtgtgtttttgTGTTTCAGATGTTAAAAAAGCAAGCAAATGGTGTTTTGGGAAGTAATTTTGGGGTCCGATGGTCTTGCAAAAGTTTTGCTTCAGCAAATCGGGAGCAAAAATTTCCGAAAAAACGGAGGAGGTACGTCACATTTTGGTTAGTGAAGCAAAACTTAGACAAAATGGTGGAAATCTGGGCAGGTAAAAGTCCTGGGGTCGTGGGTTCATccagaaaatatatttatatatatacatatacatatttttatatatacataaaaaaaaacattttaaaaaaaagtatatatctataaatataaatatatatatttatatatacaaaaatataaaaatatatatataagtaatatcAGTAATTTTTTGTAATCAAAAGAAACAAGAaagcaaaaaaatattttttacgtTTATTTTTTCTctactctttttttttatatatagatatatgtatatatattttaccaaaaagaaaagggagaaagaaaaagaaaatatatatatataaataactaattttttttaataataatcaaattaactaaaaattagtaaaaaaaaatacaacctaCAAATACAATAACACTATGCTAACACAATATTCATACTAACAAAAATACAAATGAAGTTACAAACATTTtggtaaaaatttcactaaaacTTTTGAAAACTACTCCCCGACAatggcgccaaaatttgtttaacgcccaaaatgtgacaatcactaagcggtagttgtagtaaaatcgggcggttgatccacaaggaggtaacctaaaaccaaaagattagtagaaaataacacaaaaagttagtacatgaaataaacaaaaatggaaatgaaaagagatttgcgattttggtattgtcttttttatgaaatgataaaatgaggcAATTGAAATAAAAGTAgggtgtaatcaagagtttgaggaatagaaaggtttcaagaatcatacatatgcttgtttggttacttagttacttgatttacaaaaatacacaagtaaatagttcacatcccaacatttacttggaaaatcaaacattaaagtccatattattttctaacaaaagtcaatttgagttataaagttctttactttaagagcataatgttaatcttatgaaaaatctaaaaatgacaaaatacccaagggcaataatgcaatggaagattagacataaaattatgtatcaatagtacttttactaattataagcatatagaaagacaatgactaatcatatatactattagcacgagtaaatagagatgaggatgaaagaatataaataactcaaatacattatattaagaacatagtaaatcaaagtagcaaaataacatcacttgcatatggaatcatcactaaccttcctaggaagattaggccattatgctcatgattctcacaaaattctaagaaaatatgagaagaaagggagtagaaattttgctatagtttctttactctcaaaatgacataccaaatgtgaaagaagagttcctatttatagaaggagaaaatgactaaaaataaattaaattacaaatggggtctacaaaataaatttgaaatattaataataaaatgtgattttgaaaaatcaaatcttattattaatattaacctagctattttggtgaatgATCATTTTGCCATTTTTCTAAAACATCACAAAATGCGAGCTTTAGAGCTCAAAATGAAAAGTTCAAGGCCCAATATGCACAAGAAAATGGGCTGATGGGTGGCTGGAATTTTGACCAAGTCGTGGCCAATAGAGGTGCGCCACGTGTCTAGGTGGTGACAAAGTTGGGACTGGACTTGTGTGGGCTTAATtcccttcaaaaatgccattttttcaactcttttttttctttcaattttgattcttttttttctttatgccaaaatacaactttaatttctacaaaataacaataaattaaatcataatcaaatatttttatttataaaataaattatattaattccatgaaaatattaattaaacttattttattttgaccattaaaatgaataaatatgcatttttcaccactaatcagatATCTTGGATTTTCATAAGGaagtctcaattgattcattgggtaagtgaaaacctagacagtctaatcctttcttggccactcattcttcttcttctcttctaaatctctatctcatgtgttgagaaccaacctACACTAGTTCTAGgatgatcaaaggcttggtgaggaaaactgtgttgctgatctagctcattctcttgataatactctgctacaaaaatgaatcaagggttagagagattgaaggatggagttgttccagttccgcttcGTAATATAAGTTTATacttactctgtatttgtatcaatttcataggagaaTGCTCTAGAattttacatgtttgtttgataatatgtaaattacatgaaaatagaAATAGATCCTGCAATAGGTATTTCATATGAATGAatatgtatgaaattgattgatatgttagggtGTCAATTGGATTATACATGTTATTAgtgcatgtttatgttttgttatataaatttagcaataatttggttgtaTTTTGACTTGTTTTTGGATTAAAAAAATgcattgatttaaaaaaaattgattgattGTGCAGTATGCATGCTAGACATGCATGAAGTCACCGCCGGGACTCAgccgtacggacgtccgtacggcGCCGACATTttttcgcaaaaaaaaaaaatatagattatttttattttttaaattggatattttgtgtacttaagtttaaaaaatttaaaattgattatcttattattttagatactttagctatttaaaatattttgaattgattatttgATAATGATGAcattttaagatttttttattttttttatttttcatataaatgaaatattaaaattagttttctgattattcaagatattttttgtaacgccctggttaccccagaacaattacgatgaacggtgaaccggaaatttaactcgctactcgagttctttggttaaaaacgtgcttctaggtgttattaacaagctaaggtagaaaaccaatcaaaaggaaatgatatattttatttaatacataaaaatgttcacgggcccatcaaaacatttacaagttatttacaactccaaaatggtcattactgtttaaatttacaacccgccgacctaagcggcaaaaatagggtaaaccccctagtccctctgagaactccttggccgtggtggtcaagcggccatatatgtacacagcaccacctaagctctccactcaaagctgAGTGagatttctttccctttacctgcaccacatagcacccatgagccaaagcccagcaagaaaacacaatatagcatgaatataatatcaacaatgatcataataatcattcaggactttcagtccaaaacagatgagtgacagttgaaaagtcactaaggtgggttccgttccctctagccacgtgacgatagggtcacctgggctttataaataagtgatcctttcactagcttatcaagataggtgctcgatgaaccagtcaccaatataacctaccacatgaccatagagtcacaaccatgggattccgctccctagccatgtgacaagcagtcacctaggcctttggccctggctctgagtaactagtcctagactagtcaagcgc
It encodes the following:
- the LOC133814123 gene encoding uncharacterized protein LOC133814123 gives rise to the protein MPNYVKFLKDILAKKRKLGKFETVALTEGCSAILKNKIPPKLKDPGSFTIPCSIGGRDVGRPLCHLGASINLMPMLIFKKLGIGKARPTIVTLQLADRFMAHPEGKIKDVLVQFDKFIFLADFIILNYEADRDVPIILELEDLSEEEESQVTWVELKQPFAKFRRPFESLDLSEGNFKPPKPSIQEPPKLELKPLPNHLKYAYLKDNETLPVIISAMLGAEKEHLLLVVLKKYTRAIGWSMANINDSSWVRPIQCVPKKGGVTVVANENNELIPTRQVSGWHVCMDYRKLNKATWKDHFLLPFIDQMLDRLAGKEFYCFLDGYSGYNQISIMLEDQEKTTFTCPYGTFAFRRMSFGLCNAPATFQRCMMAIFSDMVEKSLAVFIEDFSVFGESFDTYLANLEQVLARCEEMNLVLNWEKCHFMVQEGIVLGHRISNKGIAVDRAKLKVIEKLQPPTIVKGIRSFLGHTGFYRRFIKDFSKISKPLCSLLEQNQAFEFTKECQEAFVTLKKALITVPIIVAPHWSLPYELMCNASDFVVGVILGQRKEKDRKGTENQVVDHLSRLEVGSEKQNEGPIKETFPDEQFFVVNQVTTTLYADFVNYLVSGLQPPDLNRQQLEKLFHDVKFYYWDEPYLYKQCPDRIMRHFVPEDDVFSILEHCHSAPYSGHFGGQRTAAKVFQSGYYWPSIFKNAHEFAKRCDHCQSVGNISARSEMPLNSILEVEFFDV